GGTTGCCGCGGGGTTGCTGGCCTATCACAATAGCTTCACCGGTCCGTTCATCTTTGATGACGTAAAGTCAGTATCGCAAAACCTCACGATCCGTCATCTCTGGCCAATCTGGGAGCCCCTGTCGCCCCCGCGTCAAGGTGGTAATACCGTCGAAGGTCGGCCACTCATCAATCTTTCCTTGGCCGTCAACTACGCCGTTGGAGGGACGCGGGTTTGGGGTTATCACGTACTGAATCTCGCCATTCATATTCTCGCGGGTTTGGCACTGTATGGGATCGCGCGGCGAGCCTTTCTGGGGCCTGCGTTGCGGGGCCGTTTTGGGAACGAGGCGACGACCCTTGCGTTGGCTATTGCCGTAATCTGGACGCTGCATCCGTTACAAACGGAAGCCGTCACCTACGTGGCGCAACGGGCCGAATCTCTGATGGGATTATTCTATTTGTTGACCCTGTACTGCTTCATCCGCGGTGCGGAATCGCAAACTCCCGGGAAGTGGTACGTGTGTTCGGTGATGGCGTGCCTTCTCGGTATGGCTAGCAAGGAAGTGATGGTGTCCGCGCCGCTGATGGTTCTCCTGTTTGATTGGTTGTTCGTGGCCGGGAATCTCCGGGAAGCATGGAAGCGGCGATGGCGGCTGTATGTAGGATTGGCAGCCACGTGGCTGGTACTCGGATATCTCGTAGCAACCACGCACAACCGCGGTGGCTCTGCGGGGTTTGGAAGCGAGATTGCGTGGAAGGATTACGGACTGACCCAGTGTCGGGCCGTTGTGCACTACCTCCGGCTTTCAGTATGGCCATATCCGCTGGTGTTCGACTACGGGACCGACACCGCCAAGTTTGGGGTTGGAGTAGCGGCGTGCGGGCTCGCGCTGGCGGTATTAATGGCGGGAACGTTGATCGGAGTTTGGCAGCGGCGTGCGCTGAGTATATTCGGTGTGTGGTTTTTCGCGATTCTAGCTCCTAGCTCCAGTGTGGTGCCAGTGGCGACGCAAACAATTGCTGAACACCGGATGTATCTTCCGCTGGCCACTGTAGTCTCGCTGGCGGTATTGGGGATACATGCTCTGCTCAAACGGTACGACAAGGTGGTGTTCGTGGCGTTGGCAGTAGGATTGGGCTTCATGACTTGGCAGCGAAACGAGGATTACCGAACCGACCTGGCTATTTGGAGTGACACATTGCGGAAAGTTCCGGACAACGTGCGCGCGCATAACAACCTTGCGATCGCGTTGTTTGCGGTGGGCAAGGCGACGGAGGCGATGCAGCATTTTGAGGAGTCCCTGCGAATTCGTCCGCAATGGGCGGAAACCCACTACAACTTGGGGAATGCGCTGGCCCGATCCGGCAACCCCGAAGAGGCAATCGCCCAGTTTCAGGCCGCGGTGCACATCTTGCCGAATTACGCCGACGCCCAGTACAACATGGCCGAGGTCCTGCTGTCGTTGGGCCGGACCCAGGAGGCGGTGGAGCATTATCAGGAAGTCCTGCGGATCGACCCCAACTATGCCCAGGCATATTACCAGCTGGGGAATGTTCTCGCCCGATCCGGCAGGCTGGAAGATGCAATTGCACAGTATAAGCGGGCGTTGCAAATCGAGCCGGGTTATGCGGAGGCCCGCCTCAACCTGGGAGTGGCATCCGCTGGGTTGGGGAGAAGCGAGGAAGCCATCAGCCAGTACGAAGAGGCGTTGCGGCTTCAGCCGAATTACGTGGCAGCTCACAACAGCTTGGCTAATGCGCTGGTCCGAGCAGGTAAGTTCGATGACGCGATCCGACAGTATGAAGCGGCCCTGCTAATTGAACCCGACTCGGCAGAGATTCACTGCAATTTAGGCGTTACCTTTGAGCGAGCAGGCCGTGCACCAGAGGCAATCGACCAATACAAACAGGCGTTGAGACTCCGGCCAGATCTGGTAACAGCAAAAAACGCACTGGCTCGGCTGGGTAGTAAGTAGCGCCACTGCCCTTGTCTTTTCCCCCGCGACTCAATACAGTCGCCCCATGTCTTCTGGCAGGCTCTTTATTGTCGGCACCCCCATTGGCAACATGGAGGACATCACGCTCCGCGCCCTGCGGGTGCTGCGGGATTCCAGCCTCGTGGCCGCCGAGGACACCCGCCACACGGGGATGCTATTGGCCCGAGCCAAGTTCCACTGACCATTCCATTGTTCGCACTCCATTTGACACCACGCCAATTGGGTCGCCGTAACAGATGGCGCTTGAACAGTTCCAAGAAGAAGAGGTTGTAGAACCGAACATCGCTTATCTTCAATTGCAGACTCTCCCTGTGTTCCCGCAGGAATCTTCCGGCCTCTTGAGTCGAAGCATCGGTAGGGATTCGCAATCACTTATCGATTCATTCAAAGTCGAGAGGGAAATTCTCAGCGATGAACGCAAAACGGCCCTGTTTGGGCACCGGCACGCGGGCCGCTATAGCCATTAGACCAGTACGAGAAGCACGGGAATTGCGCCATGACGCGCAGGGAGATGGGATGCAAATCAATATCAGTCGTAACGCCAATGAATTCAAACAGGACCGCCGTAGCGATAGCACCAGTGGTCGCCAGACTCGCAAGATATTGTTGCTCTGTGTCGTCAATCTACTCGTCGGGATTAACATCTGGGCGCAAGTGGTTGCCCCCAATGGCTTGTCCGCGAGCAGTGTCTGCTCCAACTCGGTGACCCTCACATGGGTTGATCCAAACACCAATTCACTGGCAGGCGTAGTAGAGCAAAGCGTCCTTGTTCTGAGGAGCACTCGCAGCTTGAATAAAGGCTATGCGACGATCGCCACGCTCCCAGCCTACACAACGACATACACCGACA
This is a stretch of genomic DNA from Verrucomicrobiia bacterium. It encodes these proteins:
- a CDS encoding tetratricopeptide repeat protein → MKAQKLIPLLVVAAGLLAYHNSFTGPFIFDDVKSVSQNLTIRHLWPIWEPLSPPRQGGNTVEGRPLINLSLAVNYAVGGTRVWGYHVLNLAIHILAGLALYGIARRAFLGPALRGRFGNEATTLALAIAVIWTLHPLQTEAVTYVAQRAESLMGLFYLLTLYCFIRGAESQTPGKWYVCSVMACLLGMASKEVMVSAPLMVLLFDWLFVAGNLREAWKRRWRLYVGLAATWLVLGYLVATTHNRGGSAGFGSEIAWKDYGLTQCRAVVHYLRLSVWPYPLVFDYGTDTAKFGVGVAACGLALAVLMAGTLIGVWQRRALSIFGVWFFAILAPSSSVVPVATQTIAEHRMYLPLATVVSLAVLGIHALLKRYDKVVFVALAVGLGFMTWQRNEDYRTDLAIWSDTLRKVPDNVRAHNNLAIALFAVGKATEAMQHFEESLRIRPQWAETHYNLGNALARSGNPEEAIAQFQAAVHILPNYADAQYNMAEVLLSLGRTQEAVEHYQEVLRIDPNYAQAYYQLGNVLARSGRLEDAIAQYKRALQIEPGYAEARLNLGVASAGLGRSEEAISQYEEALRLQPNYVAAHNSLANALVRAGKFDDAIRQYEAALLIEPDSAEIHCNLGVTFERAGRAPEAIDQYKQALRLRPDLVTAKNALARLGSK